The Streptomyces sp. NBC_00440 genome contains a region encoding:
- a CDS encoding M6 family metalloprotease domain-containing protein produces MHQTRPRSSGSPSGRSQTPRYRIRSPRRPLAVVTLAALALAALTSGSTTLIQRTPPGGPAATTGRLAVRADSAVSLGPCRIGGALGVQMSEGLPTAPGYARSTGSIHALTLMVDFPDAHGSEPAMKRYGEFFPQTSNWYRTSSYGRLNYHPEAPVKRWLRMPSPFSSYGIQRGSPYQPGYRRLAQDIAKAADRQVDFRKYDLINVLATPNAGPSALDTVLSVTFSGNDEAPVADGVKLSNMSFIYSRQDDGSGSYDRTGYRVLPHENGHTFGLPDLYTSSGGGSVGHWDIMSEDWGANNDMLGWHKWKLGWLDDNQVSCASTPGTHEAALSPLEERGGTKLAVIPMSESAAYVVEVRTRAGNDDAVCRPGVLVYRVDGDVDTGQGPVSVRDSTPDSGGCTLRANVQAELSDAPYTVGQTFTDAAHGIIIKITGKDKSGDYRVRITRS; encoded by the coding sequence ATGCATCAGACCCGCCCCAGGTCGAGCGGCAGCCCCTCAGGCCGTTCACAGACCCCCCGCTACCGGATACGTTCCCCCCGCCGTCCGCTGGCCGTCGTCACCCTGGCCGCGCTCGCACTGGCCGCGCTGACCTCGGGCAGCACCACCCTGATCCAGCGGACCCCGCCGGGCGGCCCCGCGGCCACCACCGGCCGGCTCGCCGTACGCGCCGACTCCGCCGTATCGCTCGGCCCGTGCCGGATCGGCGGGGCGCTGGGCGTCCAGATGTCCGAGGGACTGCCCACCGCACCGGGCTACGCCCGCTCGACCGGGTCCATCCACGCCCTCACGCTCATGGTCGACTTCCCGGACGCGCATGGGTCCGAGCCCGCGATGAAGCGGTACGGCGAGTTCTTCCCGCAGACCTCGAACTGGTACCGCACGAGCTCCTACGGGCGGCTCAACTACCACCCCGAGGCCCCCGTCAAGCGCTGGCTGCGGATGCCGTCGCCGTTCAGCTCGTACGGAATACAGCGGGGCTCCCCCTACCAGCCGGGCTACCGGCGGCTCGCCCAGGACATCGCGAAGGCCGCCGACCGGCAGGTGGATTTCCGCAAGTACGACCTGATCAACGTGCTGGCCACCCCGAACGCGGGCCCTTCCGCGCTGGACACCGTGCTCTCGGTGACGTTCTCCGGCAACGACGAGGCGCCCGTCGCGGACGGCGTCAAGCTCTCCAACATGTCGTTCATCTACAGCCGTCAGGACGACGGATCGGGTTCGTACGACCGCACCGGCTACCGCGTCCTGCCGCACGAGAACGGCCACACCTTCGGCCTCCCCGACCTCTACACCTCCAGCGGCGGCGGCTCGGTCGGGCACTGGGACATCATGTCCGAGGACTGGGGGGCCAACAACGACATGCTGGGCTGGCACAAGTGGAAGCTCGGCTGGCTGGACGACAACCAGGTCAGCTGCGCGTCGACGCCCGGCACCCACGAGGCGGCGCTCTCCCCGCTGGAGGAGCGCGGCGGCACCAAGCTGGCGGTGATCCCGATGTCCGAGTCCGCCGCCTATGTGGTCGAGGTCAGGACCCGGGCGGGCAACGACGACGCGGTGTGCCGTCCGGGGGTACTCGTCTACCGCGTCGACGGCGACGTCGACACCGGCCAGGGCCCGGTCTCCGTCCGGGACAGCACCCCGGACAGCGGCGGCTGCACCCTGCGCGCCAATGTGCAGGCCGAACTGTCGGACGCCCCGTACACGGTGGGCCAGACCTTCACCGACGCGGCGCACGGGATCATCATCAAGATCACCGGCAAGGACAAGTCCGGGGACTACCGGGTACGCATCACCCGCTCCTGA
- a CDS encoding TetR/AcrR family transcriptional regulator, with product METATAVRPRTRADALRNRERIVSAAREMFVEYGPDVPLDEIARRAGVGNATLYRNFPDRIELFRHVVLSVMARVADQVEAAIAEEPDSFAALRRFVHAAAEEKIGALCPMLSDGFDRADTEIMAARDRLSESVEDLMGRAREEGQLRSDVAVGDLFVALSQLTRPLPGAGCLGLDRFVHRHLQLFLDGLQASARTVLPGSPATLEDLRRPS from the coding sequence GTGGAAACCGCCACCGCCGTCCGGCCGCGCACCAGGGCCGACGCCCTGCGCAACCGGGAGCGGATCGTGTCGGCCGCGCGTGAGATGTTCGTGGAGTACGGGCCGGATGTGCCGCTCGACGAGATCGCCCGCCGGGCCGGCGTCGGCAACGCCACGCTCTACCGCAACTTCCCCGACCGGATCGAACTCTTCCGGCATGTGGTTCTCTCCGTCATGGCCCGCGTCGCGGACCAGGTGGAGGCGGCCATCGCCGAAGAACCCGACAGTTTCGCCGCTCTCCGTCGTTTTGTGCACGCGGCGGCCGAAGAGAAGATCGGTGCGCTCTGCCCGATGCTCTCGGACGGCTTCGACCGCGCGGACACGGAGATCATGGCGGCGCGCGACCGGCTCTCGGAGTCCGTGGAGGACCTCATGGGCCGTGCGCGCGAGGAAGGGCAACTGCGCTCCGACGTCGCCGTCGGGGATCTGTTCGTCGCCCTCTCCCAGCTCACCCGGCCACTGCCGGGCGCGGGCTGCCTGGGTCTCGACCGCTTCGTCCACCGGCATCTGCAGCTGTTCCTCGACGGGCTTCAGGCCTCGGCGCGGACGGTACTTCCTGGGTCACCGGCGACTCTTGAAGACCTGCGTCGGCCGTCGTAA